A DNA window from Bacteroides cellulosilyticus contains the following coding sequences:
- a CDS encoding ExbD/TolR family protein: protein MAKGKRKVPDINSSSTADIAFLLLIFFLITTSMDTDRGLARRLPPPPEQDQKKDDSDKVKERNVMTVFLNMNDQLMCSGEYVSIDQLRDKAKEFIANPYNDESKPEKHAKDIPFFGTMQITEKHVVSLRCDRGSSYKAYLAVQNELVAAYNELRDELAQEKFGKNYAALGEDEQKAIRDVYPQKISEAEPKKYGEKK from the coding sequence ATGGCAAAAGGAAAAAGAAAAGTTCCTGATATAAACTCAAGTTCTACAGCGGATATCGCTTTCCTATTGTTAATCTTCTTCTTGATTACGACTTCTATGGATACGGACCGTGGTTTGGCAAGACGTTTGCCGCCACCACCCGAACAAGACCAAAAGAAGGACGATTCGGATAAGGTTAAGGAGCGTAACGTAATGACAGTCTTCCTGAACATGAACGATCAGTTGATGTGTAGTGGAGAATATGTTAGTATAGATCAGTTGAGAGATAAGGCAAAAGAATTCATTGCCAATCCGTATAATGATGAGTCTAAACCGGAAAAGCATGCGAAAGACATTCCCTTCTTCGGAACTATGCAGATTACGGAAAAGCATGTAGTTTCTTTGCGTTGTGACCGTGGTTCTTCCTATAAAGCATACTTAGCAGTTCAGAATGAATTGGTAGCTGCTTACAATGAGTTGAGAGATGAATTAGCTCAGGAAAAATTTGGAAAGAACTATGCTGCTTTGGGCGAAGACGAGCAAAAAGCAATTCGTGATGTATATCCTCAGAAAATCTCTGAGGCAGAACCTAAAAAGTACGGAGAAAAGAAGTAA
- a CDS encoding GNAT family N-acetyltransferase, with protein sequence MIRLQRISTADGFLYEYMEQLITAAFPPEEYRPLEELRLYTDSKPHFYNNIIFHHDTPVGFITYWDFGKFYYVEHFAVDPAQRNGGHGKNVLNHLCELLQHPIVLEVEMPEEEMAQRRINFYKRQGFTLWEKPYLQPPYRPGDDYLPMLLMAHGNLECERDFETVKNSIYREVYNVQE encoded by the coding sequence ATGATCAGACTTCAACGTATCAGCACCGCTGATGGATTTTTGTATGAATACATGGAACAGTTAATAACCGCCGCCTTCCCGCCTGAAGAATACCGACCGTTAGAAGAACTGCGCCTGTACACTGATAGCAAACCTCATTTCTATAACAATATTATTTTCCACCATGATACTCCTGTAGGATTCATTACCTATTGGGATTTCGGCAAATTCTATTACGTAGAACACTTTGCTGTTGATCCGGCCCAGCGTAATGGTGGACATGGAAAGAACGTTTTAAATCATTTATGCGAGTTGCTTCAACATCCTATTGTTCTGGAAGTGGAAATGCCGGAAGAAGAAATGGCCCAAAGGCGTATTAATTTCTACAAGCGCCAAGGATTTACTCTTTGGGAGAAACCATATCTTCAGCCTCCATACAGACCCGGGGATGATTATTTACCCATGCTACTTATGGCACACGGAAATTTAGAGTGTGAAAGGGATTTTGAAACAGTAAAAAACTCTATATATCGGGAAGTATATAACGTACAAGAATAA
- a CDS encoding Lrp/AsnC family transcriptional regulator, whose translation MGHHQLDTLDEQILKLIADNARIPFLEVARACNVSGAAIHQRIQKLTNLGILKGSEYVIDPEKIGYETCAYIGIYLKDPESFDAVTKALEAIPEVVECHFTTGKYDMFIKLYARNNHHLLSIIHDKLQPLGLARTETLISFHEAIKRQMPIMVEVDED comes from the coding sequence ATGGGACATCATCAATTGGATACTTTAGACGAGCAAATACTGAAATTGATTGCAGATAATGCCCGTATTCCTTTCCTGGAAGTGGCGAGAGCTTGCAATGTTTCCGGTGCAGCCATACATCAACGCATACAAAAATTGACGAATTTAGGTATCTTGAAAGGTTCGGAGTACGTCATCGATCCGGAAAAAATCGGTTATGAGACTTGTGCCTATATTGGCATTTATCTGAAAGATCCGGAATCTTTTGACGCAGTGACAAAGGCACTTGAAGCTATTCCCGAAGTTGTGGAATGTCACTTTACGACGGGTAAATATGATATGTTTATTAAACTTTACGCACGCAATAACCACCATTTGCTGAGTATTATCCACGATAAATTACAGCCGTTGGGGTTAGCGCGCACAGAAACACTAATATCCTTCCATGAAGCCATAAAACGGCAGATGCCAATCATGGTGGAGGTGGATGAAGATTAG
- a CDS encoding dihydrofolate reductase has product MISIIAAVDRNLGIGFQNKLLFWLPNDLKRFKALTTGNTIIMGRKTFESLPKGALPNRRNVVLSSNLATQCPGAEVFPTLEAALQSCQPEEQVYIIGGASVYKQAMPLADMLCLTEIDAEAPQVDAYFPAVESRIWHEKSRESHLVDEKHPCPYAFVDYIRK; this is encoded by the coding sequence ATGATTAGTATCATCGCCGCCGTAGACCGCAACTTAGGAATCGGTTTCCAAAATAAATTATTATTCTGGCTTCCCAATGATTTAAAACGTTTCAAGGCATTGACCACAGGAAACACCATCATCATGGGAAGAAAAACATTCGAGTCCCTGCCTAAAGGCGCACTGCCCAACCGAAGGAATGTGGTGCTTTCATCCAATCTTGCGACTCAATGCCCCGGTGCAGAAGTATTCCCTACCCTCGAAGCAGCTTTGCAAAGCTGTCAACCTGAGGAACAAGTATATATTATCGGCGGAGCAAGTGTATATAAACAGGCAATGCCATTGGCAGACATGCTTTGCCTGACGGAAATCGATGCAGAAGCACCTCAGGTAGATGCTTACTTCCCAGCTGTAGAGTCCAGAATATGGCATGAAAAAAGCAGGGAATCTCATCTTGTTGACGAGAAACATCCCTGCCCTTATGCATTTGTGGATTATATCCGTAAGTAA
- a CDS encoding IgA Peptidase M64 — MKKYLVLALCLLMVTIGHAQNYTEYFADKTLRIDYIFTGNAARQNVCLDELSVLPSWAGRRHHLAELPLQGNGQIIMKDLESGKTIYTTSFSSLFQEWLETDEAKAVTKGFENTFLLPYPLRPVEIEITLLSPRKEVRTHLTHTVRPNDILIHQKGTAHITPHKYLLKNGETDKCIDVAILAEGYTPAEMNVFYQDAEIACESLFSHEPFKSMKDRFNIVAVASPSDDTGVSVPRLGEWKHTAFNSHFSTFYSDRYLTTRRVKSIHDALAGIPYEHIIILANTEEYGGGGIYNAYTLTTAHHPMFRPVVVHEFGHSFGGLADEYFYNDDVMTDTYPLDIEPWEQNISTRIDFASKWEDMLIKGTPIPTPVNEQAKYPVGVYEGGGYSAKGIFRPADNCRMRTNEYPTFCPVCQRSLQRLIDFYTK; from the coding sequence ATGAAAAAATATCTTGTACTTGCATTGTGCCTACTGATGGTTACAATAGGCCATGCGCAAAACTACACTGAGTATTTTGCCGATAAAACATTGCGTATTGATTACATCTTTACAGGAAATGCTGCCCGTCAGAATGTATGTCTGGATGAACTGTCCGTACTTCCATCATGGGCCGGAAGGCGTCATCATTTAGCTGAATTACCTTTGCAAGGTAATGGACAAATCATCATGAAGGATTTGGAAAGTGGAAAGACAATCTATACTACTTCTTTCTCTTCCCTCTTTCAAGAGTGGCTGGAAACGGACGAAGCCAAGGCTGTCACCAAAGGATTTGAAAATACCTTCTTACTGCCCTACCCGCTCCGTCCTGTGGAAATAGAGATCACCCTGTTAAGCCCGAGAAAAGAAGTGCGTACACATCTGACGCACACTGTACGCCCCAATGATATACTTATTCATCAGAAAGGAACTGCACACATCACTCCACATAAATATCTGCTAAAGAATGGTGAAACTGACAAGTGCATCGACGTAGCCATTCTTGCCGAAGGATATACTCCTGCAGAGATGAACGTATTCTATCAGGATGCGGAAATCGCCTGTGAAAGCCTATTCTCACACGAGCCGTTCAAGAGTATGAAAGATCGCTTCAATATTGTAGCTGTTGCTAGCCCATCTGATGACACAGGGGTGAGTGTCCCCCGTTTGGGAGAATGGAAACATACAGCCTTTAATTCCCATTTCAGTACATTCTATTCTGACCGTTATCTGACTACCCGTCGTGTCAAATCCATACACGATGCTTTGGCCGGAATACCATATGAACACATTATTATTCTTGCCAATACTGAAGAGTATGGAGGTGGTGGCATCTATAATGCTTATACCCTGACTACAGCTCATCACCCAATGTTCCGCCCGGTAGTTGTACACGAGTTCGGACACAGTTTCGGAGGGTTGGCCGATGAATATTTCTACAACGATGATGTCATGACAGATACCTACCCATTGGATATAGAACCTTGGGAACAAAACATAAGTACCCGTATCGATTTCGCTTCTAAATGGGAAGACATGCTCATTAAAGGTACTCCTATTCCTACCCCTGTCAACGAACAGGCAAAGTATCCGGTAGGAGTATATGAAGGAGGTGGATATTCAGCCAAAGGCATATTCCGTCCCGCTGATAACTGCCGTATGCGCACCAATGAATATCCAACATTCTGCCCGGTATGCCAACGATCACTGCAAAGACTCATTGATTTTTATACCAAATAA
- a CDS encoding ExbD/TolR family protein, which produces MGKFNKTGKREMPALNTSSLPDLIFTLLFFFMIVTTMREVTLKVEFKVPQATELEKLEKKSLVTFIYVGKPTAEFRKKLGNESRIQLNDSYAEVAEIQDYIIGERASMKEEDQPQMTVSLKVDQDTKMGIVTDIKEALRKAYALKLNYSAQPRQ; this is translated from the coding sequence ATGGGAAAATTTAATAAGACTGGTAAACGCGAAATGCCTGCGTTGAATACTTCTTCTCTGCCTGACCTTATCTTTACTTTGTTGTTCTTCTTTATGATTGTAACAACAATGCGTGAGGTAACATTAAAGGTTGAGTTTAAGGTTCCGCAAGCTACTGAGTTGGAAAAACTAGAAAAGAAATCTTTGGTTACGTTTATCTATGTAGGAAAGCCTACAGCTGAGTTCCGTAAGAAACTGGGTAATGAAAGTCGTATCCAATTGAACGACAGCTATGCTGAAGTTGCTGAAATCCAAGATTATATTATTGGTGAACGTGCCAGTATGAAGGAAGAAGATCAACCGCAGATGACTGTTTCTTTGAAAGTAGACCAAGATACGAAAATGGGTATCGTAACAGATATCAAAGAAGCTCTTCGTAAAGCTTATGCATTGAAACTTAACTATTCTGCGCAGCCGCGTCAGTAA
- the cls gene encoding cardiolipin synthase: MHAQVATSDSLVMHYLQQQGIPVTANNEVKLLMSGREKFLDLFEEIRHAKHHIHLEYFNFRNDSIANALFDLLAEKVQEGVEVRALFDAFGNWSNNKPLKKHHLKAIRDRGIEIVKFDPITFPWINHAMHRDHRKIVVIDGKIGYTGGMNIADYYITGLPKIGQWHDMHMRIEGDAVRYLQGIFLTMWNQETKQHVGGPVYFPDIPQLPDSIAEEIAIVDRTPRETPRSISHAYAASIGAAQHSIQIVNPYFVPTKSIRKAIKYALKKGTEVEIMIPAVSDIPFTPEASFYIVHKLMKKGAKVYLFNGGFHHSKIMMVDRNFCTVGTANLNSRSLRYDFETNAFIFDPTITHQLNDMFERDKKNSTLLTPEVWKKRSGWKKFVGWVGNLMTPFL; encoded by the coding sequence ATTCACGCGCAAGTCGCCACCAGTGACTCGCTCGTGATGCATTATCTACAACAACAAGGCATTCCGGTTACCGCCAACAATGAAGTAAAGCTTCTGATGAGCGGACGGGAGAAGTTTCTGGATCTCTTCGAAGAAATACGCCACGCCAAACATCACATTCATCTGGAATACTTCAATTTCCGCAATGACTCCATAGCCAATGCCCTGTTCGACTTACTGGCTGAAAAAGTACAGGAAGGTGTGGAAGTCCGTGCTCTCTTCGATGCTTTCGGTAACTGGTCTAATAACAAACCATTAAAGAAACATCACCTGAAAGCAATCCGTGACCGGGGCATTGAAATAGTGAAATTTGACCCGATCACCTTCCCATGGATCAATCATGCCATGCATCGCGATCATAGGAAAATCGTAGTGATTGACGGCAAAATAGGATATACCGGTGGTATGAATATAGCCGACTATTACATCACGGGACTGCCCAAAATCGGTCAATGGCACGACATGCACATGCGTATCGAAGGAGATGCAGTGCGCTATCTGCAAGGTATCTTCCTCACTATGTGGAACCAGGAGACTAAACAGCACGTCGGCGGCCCCGTTTACTTTCCGGATATACCGCAACTCCCCGACAGTATAGCCGAAGAAATAGCCATAGTAGACCGTACACCAAGGGAAACTCCCCGCTCCATCAGTCACGCTTATGCAGCATCCATTGGAGCAGCGCAACATAGCATACAGATTGTGAACCCCTACTTTGTACCGACCAAATCCATCCGGAAGGCTATTAAATATGCATTAAAAAAAGGTACTGAAGTGGAAATCATGATACCTGCCGTTTCTGATATTCCTTTCACCCCGGAAGCATCTTTCTATATCGTACACAAGCTGATGAAGAAAGGGGCAAAAGTTTATCTCTTTAACGGAGGCTTCCACCATTCCAAGATTATGATGGTAGACCGGAATTTCTGTACTGTGGGTACGGCTAATCTGAATAGCCGCAGTCTGCGATATGACTTTGAAACGAATGCGTTTATTTTCGATCCTACAATCACTCACCAGTTGAATGATATGTTTGAACGGGATAAAAAGAATAGTACGCTATTGACTCCCGAAGTTTGGAAAAAGCGTTCAGGATGGAAGAAGTTTGTAGGTTGGGTGGGTAACTTAATGACACCGTTCCTTTAA
- a CDS encoding thymidylate synthase, with protein MKQYLDLLNRVLTEGVHKEDRTGTGTISVFGHQMRFNMDDGFPCLTTKKLHLKSIIYELLWFLNGDTNAKYLQDHGVRIWNEWADENGDLGHIYGYQWRSWPDYKGGSIDQISEAVETILHNPDSRRIIVSAWNVGDINNMNLPPCHAFFQFYVADGRLSLQLYQRSADIFLGVPFNIASYALLLQMMAQVTGLKAGDFIHTLGDAHIYLNHLEQVKLQLSREPRPLPQMKINPDVKSIFDFQYEDFELVNYDPHPHIAGKVSV; from the coding sequence ATGAAACAATATTTAGACTTGCTCAATCGGGTATTAACCGAGGGCGTACACAAGGAAGACCGTACCGGAACCGGTACAATCAGCGTATTCGGACATCAAATGCGCTTCAATATGGATGATGGCTTTCCCTGCCTCACCACCAAAAAACTGCATCTGAAATCGATTATATATGAATTGCTATGGTTCCTGAATGGAGATACCAATGCCAAGTATCTGCAAGATCATGGTGTTCGCATTTGGAACGAATGGGCGGATGAGAATGGTGATCTGGGACATATTTACGGTTATCAATGGCGTTCCTGGCCTGACTACAAAGGTGGTTCCATCGATCAGATCAGTGAGGCTGTAGAAACAATTCTTCATAATCCGGATTCCCGCCGCATCATTGTCAGCGCTTGGAATGTGGGAGATATTAACAACATGAATCTTCCTCCCTGTCATGCTTTCTTTCAATTCTATGTGGCAGACGGACGGTTGAGCCTCCAACTCTATCAACGAAGTGCGGATATTTTTCTCGGTGTACCTTTCAACATTGCATCTTATGCCCTACTGTTGCAGATGATGGCACAAGTGACCGGGCTGAAAGCAGGGGATTTCATTCATACGCTCGGTGATGCGCACATTTATCTGAATCATCTGGAGCAGGTCAAACTGCAACTTTCCCGCGAACCACGGCCGTTGCCGCAAATGAAGATAAACCCGGACGTGAAGAGCATCTTCGACTTCCAATATGAAGATTTCGAATTGGTAAATTACGATCCGCATCCACATATAGCAGGTAAAGTTTCTGTTTAA